TAGAAAGGCAAAATCAGCCGTCGATTTTACCGGCCGGTAAAGAAAGCAGAGAAAAGAAACGAGAAAGCTAGCCATTTGGAGCCAGTCAGTCCAAGAaacgagaaaagaaaagaaaaaggtggCAGCTGCAAGTACGATCCCTGAAACTGAAATCTGAGAAAGCACTGTCTTCTGCTGCCCCCCGACTGAAAATGTTGTACCAGCCTTACCGATGCAGAGACCAAGCCATCACCGTgtacctcctcctcatcctcacctGTACGCTGCATATAACCAGACGCCAACCCCACGGCGGTTCTTCCATAGAGCTTCATCAGTATCTATCTCCAAAACTCTCCGTGGTCAGGGAAAAGACTAGTGCTAGCGAGATGCCTGGTATGCATCCTCTTAATCAGTTGCTTTCCTGTTCGTTGGTGGTTTGCTGTGCATATTGTTTTGGTGAAAATTTGTGCCTAAGATTTTTGATTTCCGGACCAAGTTCTTGCATTTCTGTATTTCTTTCTCTCCGTCTTCCTCTTGGCGGAGCAACAttgtcttttcttttttgagatATTTTGGCTCTGGATAGCGTTTCAAATAGTTTTCCTGGCATTATTTGTTCAACTAGTCACTAGTGGCAAGTCTCACCTTGATGATCTTGCTCTGCTGTTTCCTTGTCATTTTACCAAGATTCGATCTTCTTGTTTCTTTGCTCTGCTATTTGCTGCCAAGATTTAACCCACCTCTTGCGTTGTCTGAACTTTGAAGGCCGCAACTTGGGCGCTGCaggagcaaaggagggggagcATGCCAGGGTAAGCAAAACGCCCAATCCAATTCCATCCTGTAACCTCCTTCGTGCGTTCGATTCGATATACCTCTGAGTCTTTGTATGTGTTTTTCTTTGTTTCCGTGCAGCCGCCCAAGATCGACGTGCAGACGCTCTACGTACTGTACATGGTGCTTTTCATGATGATCTGGATGTCCTTGTTTCGGTTTCGGTATCCGCAGCACGCCGAGTTCCTCCGCTACAACCCGGCCGTGGAAGCCCTggccgcctgcttcttcttcacgTTCGTCACCGTCATGCTGCAGGCGCTGCTCGCCAACGCGCTGTCGGAGAAGCCCGCCCCGTCGCCGCTTCCGCCTCCCGTGAACCAGTGGATCATGGGCATCTCGGTGTGGATGTTCGGGGTCCTCTACTACCTGGTCTACGCCTCCATGAGCGACGGGTATGCGGCGGAGCCGGGGTACTCGGGCCTGATCATCGCCGGGGTCGCGAGTGTTGTGAGCCTCGCCATGACCGTCTACAACATCCGGCAGGTATTTCAGTTCTTGTGCTGTTTTCGTTTGATCTCCTAGAACCTGTTCATAGCCGAGTTTGGGCATTGTTGTTTGATGGAAGGCTTTAACCTGTTTACGTCTGTTTTGCCAGCGCCCTGTCTTTGCTTAGCTGCGGATTATTGAGCATCTTGGAACCTCAAGAGTGGCGACCTGAAGAAGGGTCAGACTTGCCCTTGCCTATGGCAGTTTAATGTTGCTATTATCTGTCTTCTGTTGGATGTGTTATGAGTATGTTGTTGGTTACCAAGGTTCTATATCTACTATCTGAACTCAGCAAGGATTTGGCTTCATTTGGGGGATAGGATTAATCTATGTCAGTACCTGGGATGTTTCGTGATGAACTACTTCTTTAGGTAATGTTTCATGAAAAATTTCTTGATTGGGGTTTGATTTCTTTCCTTGCGTGTTTGCGTTGCAAGCCCAGGTGGTCACTGGAGGATCCTTGGTTCTTGTTAATGGGGATGTGATCTTCTCCTTTCGGTAACTCTCTGTGATAGCGATCGGTTTTGTTATTTAGTCAAAGAAATTTCAGACTGACTGCTATAGTGTTCTTGATGCTTGGTTAAAAATAGGATTTAGATTCAGTCAAGTTAATCATCGATTTGTTTCTGGGTTAGTCTCTATTCTTATCAGATTCCCATGTTAGACAAAAATCTGCTCAATGAATTTGAATGCCACCATGAAATAATCTAGATGCAGATAGGAAAGAAGAATTCAGATCTTGATAAAAAGAATGGGGGATCAGAAGTACAAAAGTGCGTGTCATACTGTAATCTATACCAGTGTGTGAGACAACAGTTAGGAGCTGTCCATTTTATCATGCTAAAACAGTAGCAGTTACAAAACCATTCATTGTGGGATTATGAAAGATGATTAGGGGGTAGTAATCAGATTGTAGTTCTGACCAGAACAGAGGAAGAAATGTCATGGTTAGTGTATATATGTAGCAGCAAACTAGATAGTGTCAGGGAAGGGTATATATGCATCATGAATCAGGTTCTGGTCATTTAATCCTCGCAGGTCGTCGCAAATGAAAACCTGTCATATACATATTCAGTAAAGTTTATATAGAGTTGCATAGTTAGCTACATAAGCTCATTTCCTAGAACACTACTTGCTAGACAAAAATCTGCCCTATGAATTAAAATGCCACCATGAAACAATCTAGATGCAGATAAAAAAGAAGAATTAAAAGTTCGATAAAAGGATAGGGGATCAGAAGCGCCAAAGTAGTGCAGGAATAAATGTTTGGTCAAGTGGGTCATACTGTAATCTATTCCAGTGTGTGAGACAACAATTAGGAGCTGACTATTTTATCATGCTAAAACAGTACTGTAGCAGTTACAAAACCTTTCAGTGTGGGATTATGCTCATGTCGGGTTATGAAAGATGATTAGAGGGTAGTAGTCAGATTGTAACCCTCTGACAATAACAAAGGAAGAAATATCATGGTTAGTGTACATTGTAGCAGCAAAGTAGATAATGTCAATGTTGGATATATATGCAACATGAATCAGGTTCAGGTCATTTAACCTCTGCAGATCATCACAAATGGAAACCTGTCATATACATATTCAGTAAAGTTTGTATAGAGTTGTATAGTTAGCTACACAAGCTCGATCATGTAGGAAATTGTTTTTAGAACACTACCTGCTAGCTTATACACTTGATTGCTGATTGAACAAATACGCAAGCACATCTCTGAAAATTTAGAGGATTTGCTAACGAATTATTTCTGCTAGCATATCAAATTTATTGATGTTTGTCTGAGTGAATATTTTGTTTGCATGTTTGTTTAACTAAAAGGGTGCATGATAGGGCAAGAGACGACAATGCTATCTCAGGGTCAGAGAGCACACGCTTAAGTTCAGGAAAAAGAACTAGAGACCAGTAAGCTGCGCTTATGCATGAGAACAGTGCCTCAAGCATTTAGTAAGCTTTGTTGAATTGTTGTAAAACTATAATAAGGAATTAGTAGACTATAAATAAATCAACAATGTTTATGTCTCAACTTATAACTTAAAAGATCTCATAGATTAATAAGTTTGTTACTCTTTTAGGATGAACGACGATTAAACAGAATCATTTCCAGTCAAAAGAATCTCTGGAATGCTTAGTCAACTACTAATTTTATCTCATATAATCTGTGGTATTCAAATATGCTTAATCATAATGTTGAACAATAAATAACTACGTACATGCTTTCATACCAGGCACTACTTAGTACTCCaccgtaaattaatataagagtgtacagatcactactttagtgaactaaacgcttttatattagtttacagagggagtactagagtAAGTTCAGTATCATCCGATCGTCatttacacgtgaaaatcctggCATCCTCTTTGCATAGGCGCAAAAGGAGAAGTCCAGCGCCTGGGGTTTCCGTTTGTTGTACGAAATAAAATTTTAGCGCAACGACCCCCGATTTGGGAGTTTGTTAGCACCTGTATTAGCGGCTCGCGTTGGAAGAAGAGCACTTGCgtgatttttaaatttttttgctcTTTATTATTTCTCTACAAGCAGGGCTACTTAAACACCtagtattttttttagaaaaggaggattactCCCGTTCTCTGCATCATAGTGATGCATGCAACCCATTATTAAGTCAAATCTTCGAAGTGCAAGCGATCTAGAACAAGCTCACACAGAGCAGAACAAGAAAAAATAAAATGCCACAAACGGCGAAAATAGAACTAGATGACTAAACATCTATCCTATTACTGGACCGCAATCTAAGCCAGTTGtaaatatcccgagctaccatctcccatcgggcagacctagtaaccaaaggctccctggctTTCACAGGAGTGAGTAACGACCGCATACGGACCCAAGGAGTGGccctgtagataacctgcaaaaaattaaTACGAATTTGTCTGtgaaaaatcatatcatttctacaGTTCCACATAGCCCAAAGTAAAGAACATACTCCTATCCGAATATGCCTCGTAATATTTGTCTCTACTCCATTTAGCCAGGTCCCAAATAACTTGTGAATACTATTTGGAGGAGTGATATTAAAGGCTATATGAACTGAGCACCATAAAAGTTTGGCAAGTGGACAATCGAGAGAGAGGTGTTTGATTGTTTCATCTTGATCACAAAAGCTACATCTTTGACTACCCTCCCAATTACGTTTTGCCAAGTTATCCTTGGTCAGAACCACCTCCTTGTGAATAAACCACATGAAGACTTTGATTCTTAACGGGACCTTGATCTTCCAAATATGTAGCGATTTCGAAATGGGACCAGAGTCAATTAGGTCCAAATACATAGATTTCACTGAAAAAGTGCCATTCCTAGTTAGTTTCCAGTGAATGATATCAGACTCATCACAGAGGTTCGCATCCATCAACCTTCTGACAAGGTGTGGTCATGCTTCCCATTGGTCACCTACCAAAGATCTCAGAATTGAATATGGAGAGGGTTGTATTGTAACACTATAGGAACATAAGTCTCCTTACGATGTACAATGTTATAGAGAGATGGATATTATTTGGCTAAAGGCgtctctcctaaccacgtatcctcccagaatctcgtcaAATTACCGTTTCCAATGGTGAATTTAGTTCTATGGAAGAAAGCTGCTTTCATTCTCATCAAGCCCTTCCAAAACGGTGAATCATTGGGTCTGACGGTAacctggtgtaagtgcatctagtgccacccctagttggttttggagtattgacgacaaacgtggttgagggactaatgtgtttgtgagaattgcaggataacacaggtagaagtccctcattgattatgtttcctaccagagatgacccctaaaaatggatgaagacattgaagacaatggtggttcgtgaagacattcacgttgaagataatgacgtgtgaagacattcagttgaggactatggagtgcgaagacatagtttcttcatagttccttttcttctttattgagtcataggaaccaccgaactgttaagaggggtccaagtgaacaaagtcagaagactgacgtgatgctcaacccaaatcctatgtcttcgagtgaagacaatgagagcaaatcttatccagagttggatgagtcagctttgcttgtagcccaagccaagctgttgcgtgtgtttgaaatccgaccattggacacgtgtaggttccttagtgacccagggtcatttcggacatatcatgtcgggttgcctcctggctataaatagcccacccttacaccataaattggtggctactcagagttagtgcacggcttttgtcgtttgagagcaacccacctccgaagcctttgagagagagatccttgcaaggacaaagcccgaaacacccacaaccaaagagtgataggcatcactgaagtcttcctgtctgtgtgacctgaagacttgttacacttgaagactgtgtatcctccagccggttaggcgtcatgttctgaggatccaagagtcattgtggatcgccggtgaacggagtctgtgaaggtttggaagtctaccttaaaTACTTccgagagtgattgggcgaggactcggttgtaacaccccgagaatcatgctacagtaaccctctgtgattaagctaatcatgttgctaaacagggcttgatcacattggaatcacatttcttttcaaactcctaattcaaacttcaattaaaattaaagtggaaaataaaagttttcaaaaatttaaacaaaaatgttcggtgggtgccaaataatacactggtaattattgtggagaaaactcctttttacaAAATGCCTAAttattttaaaatggattaaaaggtgaaagaaaataaataaaagaaaatgcaaaacaaaacagaaaacaaaaaaataaaaacaaaagccccccccctggacctggcccaactgggccaaccccaggcccagccggccagcaccctccccccccccccggccgaaaGGCCCAGCTCCACCCCGGCCAACCACTCCCactcgccctccccttccctgttcccccgaccggggtcggaacaggggccggtccccgccgcaccccctcaccggcgacgggggaggataaggacgccagcgccccccgcctcctcgggcccctctcccactcgcccccactcacctctcggcctctgcgcctctctcttccccccagatccacgccgctccttccttccccacgcccgacgcggtcgccgccgttctccgtcgttcccgcggccaccgtgccccaatcgccacttcgccgtgtcgtacgccgtcgccgccctcgactacatcacctccgcctctccgttgaagcttggagccactgcaacgacctccccgagctcgtcttccccgcacggccgccgtcgatcgccgccccgtttcgccgcctcgagcctcccccgagctcactctcgcacacctgcaggctcaatgtgagcctctccccctcctcccctgtcctttcgctctcgcgcgccccctagctgcttcccccccgcgcgcccgaacgcagcgccgcggagctcgccgccggcaaggctccggtgaccttttggtcacgggctcaagcccgttgcactccccaccgcgcgtagatgctccccagcccctccgcttgctcgatagcacACCGTAGCCCCGtctccgtcgggcacccgtgcgctccgccgctcgccggcgccgattccggccaggtccggcgaagctacggccaccactggatgcggcgctgcgagctccttcgaatgagcctagccccgctcctccccgagccccgtagcgcgattccggccaactccggcgaggggccgccgctgttttggtcgccggagtcgctccggcgccggccgccgacgtggctggcctggggccaccccagtgccactgccagtgggccccgcaggccccgttgactgggtcaacccagtcaacgtgctgactgggcaggcccagccactgacatgcgggccccgccgcataattaacaaaaaaaatgtgttttataaataaaactaattaattaacctaatcagtcactgacaggtgggcccagtagttttactaactaaatttagattagtttgaactctgtttaacccactgtctatgacaggtgggtcccccgtgtcagttttgaccagtcaaccggactgttgaccgctgacgtcactcatacgtcatgctgacgtcatatcccttttctgttaattaaataattccagaaattcaaataatctttgaaaattcatatcttttaaaccgtaactcggatgaaaatgttttctatatgaaagttgctcagaacgacgagacgaatccgaatacgcagtccgttcgtccaccacacctccctaacctatcgaactagcaactttccccctccggtccgtctgtccgaaaacgcgaaacatcgggaatacctcccggatgttcccccccttcgccggtaccacctactgtcgcgttaggacacacctagcaccgttcattgtcatgtcacgcatcgtcatgcttatgtttgcattgtatttactgtttcttccccctcttctctccggtagactacgagaccgacactgctgctgcccagttcgcctacggagtcgacgacccctcctacttgccagagcaaccaggcaagcccccccccttgatcaccagatatcgcctattcttctctatactgcttgcattagagtagtgtagcatgttactgcttttcgatatcctatcctgatgcatagcctatccttgctactactgttgatacctttacctgcaatcctacatgcttagtataggatgctagatttccatcagtggccctacattcttgtccgtctgctgtgctatactatcgggccgtgatcacctgggcggtgatcacgggtatatacttatatactacatacatgacacatgtgatgactaaagtcgggtcggctcgtaggagtacccgcaagtggatctttgtggcggagcgacagggcaggttgagaccgcctaggtgagaggtgggcctggccctggtcggcgttcgcggatacttaacacgcttaacgagatcttggtatttgatctgagtctggccatttggtctatacgcactaaccatctacgcgggagtagttatgggtatcccggcgtcgtggtatcagccgaagccttcttgacgtcagcgactgagtggcgcgcgccggattggactggaacgccactaggctaggtctgcttccggccgcgtacgcaacgtgcaggtgtgcatagggcgatgggcccagacccctgcgcgcatagggttagaccggcgtgctgaccgctctgttg
This region of Triticum aestivum cultivar Chinese Spring chromosome 2D, IWGSC CS RefSeq v2.1, whole genome shotgun sequence genomic DNA includes:
- the LOC123049065 gene encoding uncharacterized protein, giving the protein MLYQPYRCRDQAITVYLLLILTCTLHITRRQPHGGSSIELHQYLSPKLSVVREKTSASEMPGRNLGAAGAKEGEHARPPKIDVQTLYVLYMVLFMMIWMSLFRFRYPQHAEFLRYNPAVEALAACFFFTFVTVMLQALLANALSEKPAPSPLPPPVNQWIMGISVWMFGVLYYLVYASMSDGYAAEPGYSGLIIAGVASVVSLAMTVYNIRQRPVFA